Genomic DNA from Telopea speciosissima isolate NSW1024214 ecotype Mountain lineage chromosome 2, Tspe_v1, whole genome shotgun sequence:
TTGCCGCCATAAATGTTGAATGATAGGGCAATCTAAGAAAAGATGATTGGCTGATTGATTTCGAGTCTAGCACAAGAAACAAATAGGATTTAGATTCATTCCTCTATTAATAAGAATTTCTAATAAAGGAAGTTTCTGTTGAAGAATCTTTCATATAAGATGTTGAACTTTAGGAGTCATAGGAAGGTGCCAAGTCTTCAGCCAATCAGATGAAGAATAATGGTCAAAGCTCTTGATCGCAATACTATAAGTCGATGCCACTGTGAAACAACCATTAGATGTAGCCGCCCATATGACCTTGTTCTGGGATGGAAAAATGGGGATAGGAATAGATAAGATCTTGAGTGCAATATCAGGGGGCCACCAACAACagcagttggtagaagaagtTGTTGTCCTGTCCTTGTgccaaattaaattttttttaatttgccTATTTTTATGCTACAACACAATAATTGCAAAGTATGGTACAATAATTGTGAAGTGACAACTGAAAGCACAGGAAACTCCTTAAAATCTTTTTAATTTGCCTATTTTATGCTACAATTATAATTGTAGCATGGTACAATAATAGCAAAGTAAAAACACAGGAAACTCCCTAAAATCTTTTTAATTTGcctattttaataataattgCAAAGTATGGTACAATAATTGCGAAGTGAAAGCACAGGAAACTCCCCAAAATCTTTTTAATTTGCCTATTTTATGGTTTTTATGTGTATCTTTAGAAGAGTACTACATACTATCTCTCATTTCTTGTGAAGAAAAAATCTGCTTGGTTTCATACAGGGAGAAGAAGCTAGTTATGGAAAGAAGTAGGGATGACATAATTGTATCCCGTCTTGTAGCAATCTTGGTTGAGAAATTATCCTCACAAGCATTAAGGGATTTTGGATTGGTATGGTGTGTGGCAAGCGAGCTACATACACTCTCAGATGTTCTTGAGAATATTCAAGGATTGCTCAATTTTGCAAAGCAAGCTCAAACAAAGAATCACTTGGTGAAACACTGCCTCAGAAATCTTAGAGATGTTGCTTACCGAGCTGAGGACATATTGGATGAGTTCATCTCTGAAGCTCGTAAggaaaaagatgaaagatatgTAGTTGGAAAATTCAAAGAGGTACGTTTCTTTCACTTCAACTTAAATATAAATGGGATTTTACGAAAAGAAGAAATCGTACCTCTTATAAATGATGAACTCATAAAGAAACTAGTGGAGATTGAGAAGAAACTTGAAGTTCAGTATTGCAGATGGTCAAAAATTTGTCGAACTCATGGTGTAAATGATGAAATAATAGATACTAGACCAAAGAGTGGTTCTATTGTTGATGAGTCTTTCATTTTAGGGAGAAAGGAAGatgtaaatgaaataaaaaagaagttgtTGTCACATCCACATGAAAATCAAAAACATGTTTCTTCTGTTATTGCCATTGTTGGATTAGGAGGTTTGGGGAAGACAACCCTAGCCCAGCTTGTCTATAATGATTCCGATGTAGAGAAACATTTTGAAAGAAGAGCTTGGGTTTGTGTTTCTACTAATTTTAATGCTGTGAGATTGATCTCTGCAATTCTAGAGTCATTGACTTGGAGAAATCCCAACTTGAGCAACCTAGAACCACTTCAATGTGAGTTGAGAGATGAGATAAGGGGGAAGCGATTATTAATCGTCCTAGATGATGTTTGGACTGAAAAGGATAATGATTGGGAAGCTCTTAGAGTTGCATTCATGGCGGCAGGGGAAGGAAGTAGAATAATAGTAACAACTCAAAGTAGAAAAGTTTCTTTAATGATGCACCCCATGTATACCCATGATCTACAGGTTTTATCTGATGAAGAGTGTTGGTTAATAATGGAAAGGCGCATATCTATAGATTGTGGCTTTGTTTCTCCCAGCCTGGAAGCAGTGGGTAGGAATATTGTGAGGAAGTGCAAAGGATTGCCCTTGGCAGCAAGTATGGTCGCAGGCCTTTTACGCTCTAGCTCAGATTTAAACCAATGGCAATTAGTCTTGAATAGTTGCATTTGGGACTTAGAAGACAGCAATTTGCCAGCTGCTCTAAGTTTAAGCTATTATTTTCTTCCCACACATTTGAAGCAGTGTTTTGTTTATTGCTCTGTTTTTCCTAAAGATTATAAATTCGATAAGCAACATCTCATACAATTGTGGATGGCTGAAAGATTTGTTAGATCGAACACAAGAATGAAAGACAAAGGGGGTCAATATTTTGATGATTTGCTGCATAGGTCTTTCTTTCAGCGTGATAATGAAAACAAGGATAGATTTGTAATGCATGACCTTGTACATTGTTTAGCACAAACAGTGTCAGGAGAGGTTTATGGTAGATTTGAATGTGAGAAATCATGTTGTAGCTCCAAAGAGACCCGTTATTTGTCCATGTGTTGTGTGAAATACATGTTTAAGGACAAAACTGATCATGATCACAAGAGGTTACACACATTGATAAACCTAAATCGGTGTTATTGTTTGGGAAGGTATAATTTTCCTGAATCTTTTGGGGGACTCAGATATTTACGTGTCTTACACTTGTATGGTATTTGGATGCTTCCCAATGATATTGGTAATCTGAAATACCTACACTATATTAACCTCTCTTATGCTCGCATTCAACAATTACCTGAGTCATTGTGTGATCTTTACAACCTACAGTCACTGATACTCCGTCATTCTGGAATTCGTGAATTGCCTAGTGGCATGAAGTACCTATGCAGTCTCCAGCATCTAGACATTTCTTGGTGCCGTTACTTATCATCCATGCCACAAGGAATTGGGAGATTAAGTAGTCTCAAGACATTGTCAAAGTTTCCTGTATCAAAAGATGATGGTTGTGGGATAAGAGAGCTGAAGGAGCTGTGGCAGCTTGAGGGTGCCCTTTCGATCTGCTCACTACAGAATGTCATTGATCCTCTGGATGCTAGGAATGCTGATTTGATGAATAAGCCAAAAATTGATGAGTTGGAGTTGATGTGGGATGGCAGTGGTGATAGAGATGTCAAAGTTCTTGCAGGTTTACAACCTCACATTGAGCTGAAGAGTCTACATATCCACAATTTCTATGGTTTAACATTTCCAAGATGGTTGATGATAGACTTGCCAAGCTATAACAAGCTAGTCTCTCTGACATTCTCCTCCTGCTGGAAATGCCAAGTCCTCCCACCAGTTGGGGAGCTACCCCTATTGGAATTTCGATGCATAAAACACATGCTTGAGTTGGAGGAATGGTCTAGTAGCTCTAGAGGGGAGGAAACTGAATTCCCCAACCTCAGAAGGCTAACCATTGATAACTGTCACAAACTGAGGATGCTACCACAGCCACTTCTATCAAGTCCGAGACTATGTGAAATGAGTATCAATGACTGTCCAAAGCTCAGGTTGTTGCCACATGAAGGACTAAGCAAACTCACCTCTCTCAAAGATCTTTATCTTGGGTATGAGATGGAAGGGTTGGTGCAGTATTTGGATGAAACTGAGACTCTACCTCCAAATATGAACCGCCTTTCAATCTATGATTGTAAATCACTACTCAAGGGGTTGAGAAACCTGTCTTCACTCAAACATCTGGAATTTGGTCCATGTTGTAAAATTAACTACAGCCCCAAGGATCTCCCCACAAATGTTATTGTGACTAGAGATTGGTGATGCCCAACCCCGCCAAAATGCGGGTAATTTTAACCTACCCTGCCAAATATTTTGATTACTATTAAATGTCAATGGAAATGAAGAATGTCTACATATACAATGCAGATAACATTAAGCCTCCTGCATcatgtgattgcatatgcaaaAGATTAAACTCTGAAAATAATCTTTTTTGGTATAAAGCTAATCTCTTGTGTAGGTCTCTTCAATGGTGGATGTTGATCCTTTAAATGTGAAACAGAAACATCCTCTTTTGGCTCTTAGGCTGTCTTTAAGAGCCGAGCCAGGCCAGGCCTATATATATAGGGCCTTGGCCCTACAATTGGTGAAACCTTTGTGATGGAATAGATTGAGAGTCCATACTAAAGGACATAAGTCCAACAAAAACCCATTGTTTTGGAATTTTTGTTAATGAGTATTGATAAAGTACATTCTGTCTGATCTCCATGTCAAGGTCACAAGTGTTCTGCAATGATGGCAAATATTTACTGATCTTATAACCTTTACATGGATATGCAAGTGGTTACCATAGTTTTGACTGTGGAGCCTTGTCCATTCTACCATTTCCCCCCAGCAAAAATTGTTGGATTGAAGTTAGACGAGTTCCTTCAAATATGACTCATGAGAGTCATCAAATGCTCATGGCTATTTGTTCataacccccttttttttctttctgtttttttcagGAGGGGCTTGCAGTCAAGATATGTAGTTGAGATTCTGCATTCAATAGCATTACAcatggttctctctctcactctctctctctttctcttgttctttGAAGTGATTCTGGCAACTTCTAGTTTCCAAACTTAGAAGGCTGATTGGAATACCTATACTTGTTCAAGACATTCATTTGGTATTATCTCAATCTTCTTGTCTCTTTTATGTTTTGTAACCATTTAGTGGTGGAGCCTTCTCACGGATTTGCTGTGTTTGCCTTGGAATCAGGCAAGTAAGAGCACAAGATATTGTTATTTCTTCTTGGTTGACAAGGTTTTCTCACTTGTAGTTGACTAAAACACCTTGCCTTCCAATTGCTTTGATTTCAAGGATCAATAGGATAGAAACATATATCGTTTTGGTGCACACATGTTTTTTTACCATGTGACAGTTGGATAGGGTGGAAATTTTGTGGATTGATAGATCCCAAGGCCCTCTATTCCAACAAGTGAGTGCATGGACACATGCGAGAGGGTATCTCATTACAAGAGAGAGTAAATGACTGAATTGGATTTGAATTTTTCACACGTGACTAATCTAGACCTTTCAATAATCACCAAATCAATCTTCCACAACAAATTTAGTGATTCACATGCTAGAAAAGTGTCTAGACGTGCCTGCCCAGAGATATTTTGCCCTCGTTAATGAGCCTTCAGCTTGTATGTTATTATCTTACTTTACTAATCATCAAGATGAAAttattccaatccaatggtGCTTGAATTATAGTCTACATCTATTTTGTTACAAATATTTTCTGTTGCAAGTATATGTTAAaggtacccttttttttttggtagtggCTCCTACCATGAAAGGTGTCTGCAACCATTTTACTCTTAGGCAACCATTTTGTGGTGGGATAGAGATGCCCGGGTGGAATGATTAGGGgtaaatatcaaaaaaaaaaaggaagataaaGGGAAATCCAAGGTTCTAAAGCTAGGGTTTCGACTagccagaaaccgagttcgTCTTAGTTTCGAGCATACCTCAATcgaaacttgggactttctccaagctaactcgaaccttggtttcaactcataagttgtttttttttttttttttttttgccttgattcttgttgtgcggtctatttttgacattttaaactcaatctatacattagtttcacatagagaatactaaaaatattacttatagttttgatccaagtttgataccgtatattgttcttggacatggtatcgaataaggtttgaccggaacataactccttcaatataaatgagatttaagcaatattggatttgttagaaaactttgttttgacagctttccaacaagtccaagattacttaaatttgatttatattaaaggagttatgtaccggccaaacttaatttggtgtgcgcgaatgctgtcaaaatcgctttgaatgaaaatatttttttggacatcaaaacaaatgaatattttattatattttttgtttttaacaatgttttaccatattaagatttatggaatttttagttttaagaaaaactccagcattagaaagttaaaaattgcatctactgtcaaaaatccaatttttatttttgaactgGAGTAActaattttattggattcaaataggaggtatttgcttatttatgaataatatcttaagtaaataaaatacaaatacaataacatttacttaaatgatattagacataactaagtgtctgtcctggtttctggcaatTTCTAGCATCAATACATGTTTGTCttagtttcgagccaagtttcccctagtttcgatggacATATGTATCGAAACTATCAAAATATGGTTGAAACCaatcgaaaccatcgaaacccggtcgaatccagggattttataaaatcccccctCAACTCGTCTCAAAAACCTGCAAAAccaagttaactcggtggtttcgatcGATTTTCTCTTCCAGGTTtgtgtatttttataaaaacctAACCTTAAAATTCAATAATTTCGTTAACACATAAATTCGAGGTGGATAATTTAGTTTTGTAAATAGAAACACGATTTAGTGTAATGATCAAGGTTTTTAGTTCACAGTATCAGTGCCAACATTTATCGGTCACCGCTGTTACCGATTCCAATCAATTCATATCGAACCACTGAGGCATCCGACGGCTGGGATGTGCCATCAATGGCCCGCCATCAGGATGTGTGTAGCACAGCCCAACCATCGGATGCCtaattgggcactcattgggcaGGATGCTCATTGGACCGATATGGTACCGATACCTAAATCCATTACTAACGATAGGCCTCATGATATTACTCTTATTACTGGTCATATGTATCCCCTTGATAGTATAAAGATTTGAAGATCcagttaaaaaaataataataatattttatgaATGACAAAAATACAAGGAAGGGTACATATATCTTAAAATATTCATGGCACCTAAAATGTTAGGATACTTCTTTATCTAAAACTAAGAAAATCCTTCTGCCTTAAAACATGAAGATCCATCTGATATAAATAACCCGACTCTCCTTCCAATTTCCACTAAAAATGATTTTAATTTCCATGAGAAGTGGTCGAGGCTTCGGAGATCCATCATATGGTTTAAGAATCTGCATCTGAATTCGACTCTGAATCTGAATACAACTCAATGGGTCTGGTTCTGTTCAGATTACCCTCCAGTGGGGCAAGACCATCACTGTCACTTGAATTCAATTCCTCCTTGGAGGTGGGTGGTTCTATATTGCAACTTGAATCATTCGTGACTGCTGTTCTGAAAATTTCTGGCCTGCATCAAGCATTAAAAGCGAACTCAAGGAATGAGTGGTTGAGAAAAGACTTTAATAACACTAACAGTATAGGATTCTGTAAAGCTATCTCTACAGACTAATACCCGTGAGTTCAGCAAGTTCATGAAGCCAAGTTGATGACAATAACTCAACAAACTACTATTAAATTGAACCAATGACTCCAACCGTATGAAAGCAATACTCTAACCAGTGTGTAAAGTAGGATATTTATGATCACAAAGAGATATATGGGACCATCACATCGATGGATTATAGATCAAATATTACTTTAAGCAATATTAATCCTTGTAGCAGAAAGCTACCATGTCGATTTAACATATTAAAGGTAAAGATGCAATGGAAAATATATTTActgaaaaaaaatgcaacagaAACAATAGTGGTCATAgtgttagaacttagaagtcATAGAACCTTTGGCAAACATTTGGATCTATTCAAGATTCACTTTGGTTGATTTGGTTAAAAGGCGTCCAAGTACCATGACCAACATAAACCTCCAACCAAACCTAAGGCCTTCATTCATTATATCCTGATTCAAACTACATAATAACTAAAACTCAAGGGgtctgtagaaaacctaggacctgtaaccagtaactttagagaagagaagaagagtggcTCCAACGGGAGGAGCCGTTTGCGTTACtttgcttcctccctcaagtatcttatttataataaaaccatcacaaccataaaaggaaaaaggaaactaaacctaGTCTAAAATAGGTAATTAatttagactaggaaactgactcctaactcctaacaattaaagacaaaaacaataaaggaaaccacaATAGGGAccctccccctatcgtggtatacttctcaacactcccccctcaagctggagaccTTCACCTTATTAAAGTTGAATAAGATACGAATAGTAAGTCTGTAAATTTGAAGGAAAAATTCACGTTCCCAATGACATCATCATCACCAATccaccatttcttttcttttcttttttttttttatataaatgaatCAATCCACCATTATTGCCAGGCCAATCTTAAAATTCTCCTTCGCCAGATTCATTGTTCAGTTTTCCCTACTGGGTTCACCACGGGGACtttacaaagtttttttttttctgacaaACGAACCGTGAGGAAGAGAGAACCTTGGAGATGTTTACCCAATGGAGATTCAAGGAGGAGGGAGATCTGAggtttttgtcttcttctacaGTTTCGTACGCTTGAATAACTCAGATATTCAATAATCTTTCCACATGTTTCTATAATCTATGATTTCTAATACACGAAAGATGTATTTGGACTGCTCATCAACACGAAAGATGAAGGTTTTGATGATGTTGTCAGTTGAATCTGAAAGGGATTCCAGAGGAAGACTCAAGAACgataagaggaagagaagaagagatttgCAGAGAAGTGTAGGCATGACCATGAGTGCAGGAAGGCGAGTGAGaccgagacagagagagtgtgAAGTGAGTTGCAGAGACAGAAAATGGGTTCTGTCGGTGAGTAGCTGATCCCTCTCTCttgattttggggaagaagatgggtgaagggagaATCTCTTCATTCTATATTCTTTTATGTCTAGTAGCTACCAAACAGTTATTCATGTTtatcaaaaatgatttttattaatGACTTTATATAAATAGGCcataatgaaaatgaaaagtcataccaaagaggccctaaTTCCAAGAACCAGCCACAAGAAGAAATCGAGAACAAAGGATCGTTTCAAATAGGGAGCTACAACAATCAGCAGCCTTcaatgaaataataataaataaaaaaaagcaacaTTACTGCAGAAAATTTTCCAGAACGagcaggaaaccctagttcttcttttctttctatgaactagggtttctccataaatcggaGAACCTTGAAACAACTCTCAAATcagcaatcttggagagaatcattcactggttgcctagctcagataccatgtagaaaacctaggacctgtagccagtaactttagagaagagaagaagagcgGCTGTAACAGGAGGAGCCGTTTGTGTTACtttgcttcctccctcaagtatcttatttataataaaaccattacacccataaaaggaaaaaggaaactTAACCTAGTCTAAAATAGATAAttaacttagactaggaaactgactcctaacaatt
This window encodes:
- the LOC122649513 gene encoding putative disease resistance RPP13-like protein 1, translating into MERSRDDIIVSRLVAILVEKLSSQALRDFGLVWCVASELHTLSDVLENIQGLLNFAKQAQTKNHLVKHCLRNLRDVAYRAEDILDEFISEARKEKDERYVVGKFKEVRFFHFNLNINGILRKEEIVPLINDELIKKLVEIEKKLEVQYCRWSKICRTHGVNDEIIDTRPKSGSIVDESFILGRKEDVNEIKKKLLSHPHENQKHVSSVIAIVGLGGLGKTTLAQLVYNDSDVEKHFERRAWVCVSTNFNAVRLISAILESLTWRNPNLSNLEPLQCELRDEIRGKRLLIVLDDVWTEKDNDWEALRVAFMAAGEGSRIIVTTQSRKVSLMMHPMYTHDLQVLSDEECWLIMERRISIDCGFVSPSLEAVGRNIVRKCKGLPLAASMVAGLLRSSSDLNQWQLVLNSCIWDLEDSNLPAALSLSYYFLPTHLKQCFVYCSVFPKDYKFDKQHLIQLWMAERFVRSNTRMKDKGGQYFDDLLHRSFFQRDNENKDRFVMHDLVHCLAQTVSGEVYGRFECEKSCCSSKETRYLSMCCVKYMFKDKTDHDHKRLHTLINLNRCYCLGRYNFPESFGGLRYLRVLHLYGIWMLPNDIGNLKYLHYINLSYARIQQLPESLCDLYNLQSLILRHSGIRELPSGMKYLCSLQHLDISWCRYLSSMPQGIGRLSSLKTLSKFPVSKDDGCGIRELKELWQLEGALSICSLQNVIDPLDARNADLMNKPKIDELELMWDGSGDRDVKVLAGLQPHIELKSLHIHNFYGLTFPRWLMIDLPSYNKLVSLTFSSCWKCQVLPPVGELPLLEFRCIKHMLELEEWSSSSRGEETEFPNLRRLTIDNCHKLRMLPQPLLSSPRLCEMSINDCPKLRLLPHEGLSKLTSLKDLYLGYEMEGLVQYLDETETLPPNMNRLSIYDCKSLLKGLRNLSSLKHLEFGPCCKINYSPKDLPTNVIVTRDW